A stretch of the Denticeps clupeoides chromosome 6, fDenClu1.1, whole genome shotgun sequence genome encodes the following:
- the pho gene encoding phoenix isoform X1 codes for MEFGSAVKSLRGPGPAACPGRVERFSPVPLGREGSEVTRTTGGPDAEPGADSSDSGDSLFLTQSTTPLRSLPRVHAVAESVPRPAAGWAGLGGDEDGEDVGQLTPLTPLPVPAEADSGDDERSSHDEDSLSPGKEPKTRRKTRVPRRRNSTLPFVTELGLKSKNIRQVFEYSGVGGFFKYMRRVCKKAKHRNPEDGDVDGPFLEDSLLLSSGTEEEAEEHGEDRADVRIVDAGLFIQRFHVKNRQVWTHKSMSRNKKRHKKLSVKGKGCEQNSLSTCATERESATVEKSMDVGAFSPEIVEDIDLAETLSADLYEESSDAGIPMTQDVSLDVADSGVAFNLNEDGLNFSQYSLRTTTEAEVMPNRTKKMIKDTSTESRRYEEEDVQTPEIIDNETNTEDPDSEVYHGTASPKENTCEKKKKNKRQRGREVLGISVERSSEGENPMPTCSSDVTLPESDVAEQPPESPAPLLQENDPSKGKAGQTGVDDEPQIRKKKQVSNMKNPGLESDNRIDVAFNLNEDGLNFSQDSLRISTEAEVMPNRTKKRIKDTSTESRRYEEENVQTPEIIDNESVQNNEMNTEDPDSEVHPGASSAKENKPQFDEATCEKKKKKKKKRQLDREVLGISVERSSEGENPMPTCSSDVTLPEYDVAEQPPDSPAPLLQENEPSKGKVGQTGVDDVPQIRKKKRVSNIDVPAKTPKKPSVDAPCVPLEGSTSVRKRKNHEGLQETHSSDYELGSRSSDASLFNFGGLSFLRKKSKKKKKDVVLGQGDDGHFLKDNSTRIEDKQGRIDMNVTFHKNVEPAVEKPSQVPCTVMNSPGLESDNRINVAFNLNEDGLNFSQDSLRTTSEAEVMPNRTKKKIKDTSTESRRYEEENVQTPEIIDNESVQNNEMNTEDPDSEENKPQFDEATCEKKKKKKKKKRQQGREVLGISVERSSEGENPMPTCSSEVTLPESDVAEQPPESPAPLLQENEPSKGKVGQTGVDDVPQIRKKKRVSNIDVPVKTPKKPSVDAPCVPLEGSPSTRKRKNDEGLQETHSSDYELGSRSSDASLFNFGGLSFLRKKSKKKKKDVVLGQGDDGHFFKDNSTRIEDKQGRIDMNVTFHKNVEPAVEKPSQVPCTVMNSPGLESDNRIDVAFNLNEDGLNFSQDSLRTTSEAEVMPNRTKKKIKDTSTESRRYEEEDVQTPEIIDNETNTEDPDSEVHHGASSPKGSKPQFDEATCEKMKKKKRQRGREVLGISVERSSEGENPMPTCSSDVTLPESDVAEQPPESPAPLLQENDPSKGKVGQTGVDDVPQIRKKKRVSNMKNPGLESENRIDVAFNLNEDGLSFSQDSLRITTEAEVMPNRTKKKIKDTSTESRRYEEENVQTPEIIDNESVQNNEMNTEDPDSEVHPGASSAKENKPQFDEATCEKKKKKKKKKRQRGREVLGISVERSSEGENPMPTCSSDVTLPESDVAEQPPDSPAPLLQENDPSKGKAGQTGVDDVPQIRKKKQVSNIDVPVKTPKKPSVDAPCVPLEGSPSARKRKNDEGLQETHSSDYELNKATFQEGATFPEHTGHVFQFFTGRKETYLAKQKEKSKNLKDFHDVVFSSPARKKKKKKKDELERSDQDEMCRKEEMSTTRLELSPLTDALSSEWFPQPRKKKEVFSSEKTQSCPDGGGSTDQCDDLVVKRRNKRSSGTQDGSEFLLDQDPTLQTLRTNQEEIISQSNAADPEEEPVLRKKKKKDLDASVMDVPTVENTQKPSVKKKKKDVDASVTNVPTVENTQKPSVKTKKKKKDVDASVTDVPTVENNQKPSVKKKKDVDASVTDVPTVENTQKPSVKKKKKDVDASVTNVPTVENTQKPSVKTKKKKKDVDASVTDVPTVENNQKPSVKKKKDVDASVTDVPTVENTQKPSVKKKKDVDASVTDVPTVENTQKPSVKKKKKKKDVDASVTDVPTVENNQKPSVKKKKKDVDASVTDVPTVENNQKPSVKKKKKKKDVDESVTDVPTVENNQKPSVKKKKKKKDVDESVTDVPTVENNQKPSVKKKKKKKDVDASVMDVPTVENNQKPSVKKKKKSVRHHLEIFLS; via the exons ATGGAGTTCGGATCGGCGGTAAAGAGCCTCCGCGGCCCGGGTCCGGCTGCCTGTCCCGGCCGGGTCGAACGCTTCTCTCCGGTTCCGCTGGGGAGAGAAGGCAGCGAAGTTACgcggactacaggagggccggATGCTGAGCCTGGAGCGGACAG cagtGACTCTGGTGACAGCCTGTTTCTAACACAGTCCACCACGCCACTGAGGTCGCTGCCCAGGGTTCACGCTGTTGCGGAGTCGGTGCCCAGACCTGCTGCGGGGTGGGCCGGGCTGGGTGGTGATGAGGACGGTGAGGACGTTGGGCAACTTACACCGTTGACGCCCTTACCCGTCCCTGCTGAGGCAGACAGCGGTGACGATGAACGCAGCAGTCATGACGAGGATTCGCTTTCGCCTGGAAAAGAGCCCAAAACCCGCAGAAAGACCCGCGTCCCTCGCAGGAGGAACAGCACGTTGCCCTTCGTGACTGAGCTTGGATTGAAGTCAAAGAACATCAGACAGGTTTTTGAG TATTCGGGAGTCGGTGGATTCTTCAAATACATGAGGAGAGTCtgcaaaaaggccaagcacagAAATCCTGAAGATGGTGACGTGGACGGACCGTTTTTAGAGGACTCGCTGTTACTGTCCTCAGG GACAGAGGAAGAGGCTGAAGAGCATGGAGAAGACAGGGCTGATGTCCGcatagtg GACGCAGGCCTTTTCATCCAGAGGTTTCACGTGAAAAACAGACAAGTGTGGACTCACAAGTCCATGTCTAGAAACAAAAAACGGCACAAGAAGCTTTCAGTAAAGGGAAAAGGTTGTGAGCAGAATTCTCTGTCAACGTGTGCAACCGAACGAGAGAGTGCAACGGTGGAGAAGTCCATGGACGTCGGTGCCTTCAGTCCAGAGATTGTAGAGGACATTGACTTAGCCGAAACGCTGTCTGCTGACCTTTATGAAGAGTCTTCAGATGCTGGGATCCCAATGACACAGGACGTTTCTTTAGATGTTGCAGACAGTGGCGTGGCTTTTAACCTGAATGAAGATGGTCTCAATTTCTCCCAGTACAGTTTGAGGACAACAACAGAGGCTGAAGTAATGCCTAATAGAACAAAGAAGATGATCAAAGACACCAGTACAGAGAGTAGAAGATATGAAGAAGAGGATGTTCAGACCCCTGAGATAATAGACAATGAGACGAACACAGAAGATCCAGACTCAGAAGTCTACCATGGAACCGCTTCACCAAAAGAAAACACttgtgagaagaagaagaaaaacaaaagacagcGAGGTAGAGAGGTCCTTGGTATATCAGTAGAAAGATCATCTGAAGGAGAAAACCCGATGCCAACATGTTCTTCTGATGTCACATTACCTGAGTCTGACGTGGCTGAGCAACCTCCTGAAAGTCCTGCACCTCTTCTGCAAGAGAATGACCCCAGTAAAGGAAAGGCGGGTCAGACAGGGGTAGATGATGAACCTCAAATCAGGAAAAAGAAGCAAGTCTCCAACATGAAGAATCCTGGACTGGAGTCTGACAACAGAATTGATGTGGCTTTTAACCTGAATGAAGATGGTCTCAATTTCTCCCAGGACAGTTTGAGGATATCAACAGAAGCTGAAGTAATGCCTAATAGAACAAAGAAGAGGATCAAAGACACCAGTACAGAGAGTAGAAGATATGAAGAAGAGAATGTCCAGACCCCTGAGATAATAGACAATGAGTCCGTTCAGAACAATGAGATGAACACAGAAGATCCAGACTCAGAAGTCCACCCTGGAGCCTCTTcagcaaaagaaaacaaacctcAGTTTGATGAAGCCACttgtgagaagaagaagaagaagaaaaagaaaagacagctGGATAGAGAGGTCCTTGGTATATCAGTAGAAAGATCATCTGAAGGAGAAAACCCAATGCCAACATGTTCTTCTGATGTCACATTACCTGAGTATGATGTGGCTGAGCAACCTCCTGATAGTCCAGCACCTCTTCTGCAAGAGAATGAGCCCAGTAAAGGAAAGGTGGGTCAGACAGGGGTAGATGATGTACCTCAAATCAGGAAAAAGAAGCGAGTCTCCAACATTGACGTCCCCGCAAAGACACCAAAAAAACCATCAGTAGACGCACCATGCGTTCCTCTAGAAGGGTCAACATCAGTGAGAAAGAGGAAGAATCATGAAGGTCTCCAGGAGACCCACAGTTCTGACTATGAACTGGGAAGTCGGTCAAGTGATGCTTCACTCTTCAATTTTGGAGGATTATCATTTCTCAGGAAAAagtcaaaaaagaagaaaaaagacgTTGTTCTGGGACAGGGTGATGATGGGCATTTTCTTAAAGACAATTCTACACGAATTGAGGACAAGCAAGGCAGAATTGATATGAATGTCACCTTTCATAAGAACGTGGAACCTGCAGTTGAAAAACCCTCACAGGTACCATGTACAGTTATGAACAGTCCTGGACTGGAGTCTGATAACAGAATTAATGTGGCTTTTAACCTGAATGAAGATGGTCTCAATTTCTCCCAGGACAGTTTGAGGACAACATCAGAAGCTGAAGTAATGCCTAATAGAACAAAGAAGAAGATCAAAGACACCAGTACAGAGAGTAGAAGATATGAAGAAGAGAATGTCCAGACCCCTGAGATTATAGACAATGAGTCAGTTCAGAACAATGAGATGAACACAGAAGATCCAGACTCAGAAGAAAACAAACCTCAGTTTGATGAAGCCACttgtgagaagaagaagaagaagaagaaaaagaaaagacagcaGGGTAGAGAGGTCCTTGGTATATCAGTAGAAAGATCATCTGAAGGAGAAAACCCGATGCCAACATGTTCTTCTGAAGTCACATTACCTGAGTCTGACGTGGCTGAGCAACCTCCTGAAAGTCCAGCACCTCTTCTGCAAGAGAATGAGCCCAGTAAAGGAAAGGTGGGTCAGACAGGGGTAGATGATGTACCTCAAATCAGGAAAAAGAAGCGAGTCTCCAACATTGATGTCCCTGTAAAGACACCAAAAAAACCATCAGTAGACGCACCATGCGTTCCTCTAGAAGGGTCACCATCAACGAGAAAGAGGAAGAACGATGAAGGTCTCCAGGAGACCCACAGTTCTGACTATGAACTGGGAAGTCGGTCAAGTGATGCTTCACTCTTCAATTTTGGAGGATTATCATTTCTCAGGAAAAagtcaaaaaagaagaaaaaagacgTTGTTCTGGGACAGGGTGATGAtgggcatttttttaaagacaattcTACACGAATTGAGGACAAGCAAGGCAGAATTGATATGAATGTCACCTTTCATAAGAACGTGGAACCTGCAGTTGAAAAGCCCTCACAGGTACCATGTACAGTTATGAACAGTCCTGGACTGGAGTCTGATAACAGAATTGATGTGGCTTTTAATCTGAATGAAGATGGTCTCAATTTCTCCCAGGACAGTTTGAGGACAACATCAGAAGCTGAAGTAATGCCTAATAGAACAAAGAAGAAGATCAAAGACACCAGTACAGAGAGTAGAAGATATGAAGAAGAGGATGTCCAGACCCCTGAGATTATAGACAATGAGACGAACACAGAAGATCCAGACTCAGAAGTCCACCATGGAGCCTCTTCACCAAAAGGAAGCAAACCTCAGTTTGATGAAGCCACTTGtgagaagatgaagaaaaagaaaagacagcgGGGTAGAGAGGTCCTTGGTATATCAGTAGAAAGATCATCTGAAGGAGAAAACCCGATGCCAACATGTTCTTCTGATGTCACATTACCTGAGTCTGACGTGGCTGAGCAACCTCCTGAAAGTCCAGCACCTCTTCTGCAAGAGAATGACCCCAGTAAAGGAAAGGTGGGTCAGACAGGGGTAGATGATGTACCTCAAATCAGGAAAAAGAAGCGAGTCTCCAACATGAAGAATCCTGGACTGGAGTCTGAGAACAGAATTGATGTGGCTTTTAACCTGAATGAAGATGGTCTCAGTTTCTCCCAGGACAGTTTGAGGATAACAACAGAAGCTGAAGTAATGCCTAATAGAACAAAGAAGAAGATCAAAGACACCAGTACAGAGAGTAGAAGATATGAAGAAGAGAATGTCCAGACCCCTGAGATAATAGACAATGAGTCCGTTCAGAACAATGAGATGAACACAGAAGATCCAGACTCAGAAGTCCACCCTGGAGCCTCTTcagcaaaagaaaacaaacctcAGTTTGATGAAGCCACttgtgagaagaagaagaagaagaagaaaaagaaaagacagcgGGGTAGAGAGGTCCTTGGTATATCAGTAGAAAGATCATCTGAAGGAGAAAACCCGATGCCAACGTGTTCTTCTGATGTCACATTACCTGAGTCTGACGTGGCTGAGCAACCTCCTGATAGTCCAGCACCTCTTCTGCAAGAGAATGACCCCAGTAAAGGAAAGGCGGGTCAGACAGGGGTAGATGATGTACCTCAAATCAGGAAAAAGAAGCAAGTCTCCAACATTGACGTCCCCGTAAAGACACCTAAAAAACCATCAGTAGACGCACCATGTGTTCCTCTAGAAGGGTCACCATCTGCGAGAAAGAGGAAGAATGATGAAGGTCTCCAGGAGACCCACAGTTCTGACTATGAACTGAACAAGGCTACTTTTCAGGAAGGAGCCACATTTCCTGAACACACTGGTCACGTTTTCCAATTTTTCACAGGCAGGAAAGAGACATATCTGGCCAAGCAGAAAGAGAAAAGTAAGAACCTGAAGGACTTTCATGATGTGGTCTTCAGCAGTCCAGcccgaaaaaagaaaaaaaagaagaaagatgaGTTGGAGCGTTCAGATCAGGATGAAATGTGCAGAAAAGAGGAGATGTCCACGACTAGACTAGAACTGAGTCCATTAACGGATGCATTATCTTCTGAATGGTTCCCACAACCTcggaaaaagaaagaagtctTTAGCTCAGAGAAAACTCAGTCATGTCCTGATGGCGGAGGATCTACTGACCAATGTGATGATCTGGTGGTGAAGAGGAGGAATAAAAGGAGTTCAGGAACACAAGACGGATCAGAGTTTCTCCTCGACCAGGATCCAACTTTACAGACTTTAAGAACAAATCAAGAGGAAATTATTTCTCAGAGCAACGCTGCAGATCCTGAAGAAGAACCTGTGctaagaaagaagaagaagaaagatcTTGATGCGTCTGTTATGGACGTTCCTACTgtagaaaacacacagaaaccttctgtaaagaagaagaagaaagacgtTGATGCATCTGTTACGAATGTCCCTACTgtagaaaacacacagaaaccttCTGTAAaaacgaagaagaagaagaaagacgtTGATGCATCTGTTACGGACGTTCCTACTGTAGAAAacaaccagaaaccttctgtgaagaagaagaaagacgtTGATGCATCTGTTACGGACGTTCCTACTgtagaaaacacacagaaaccttctgtgaagaagaagaagaaagacgtTGATGCATCTGTTACGAATGTCCCTACTgtagaaaacacacagaaaccttCTGTAAaaacgaagaagaagaagaaagacgtTGATGCATCTGTTACGGACGTTCCTACTGTAGAAAacaaccagaaaccttctgtgaagaagaagaaagacgtTGATGCATCTGTTACGGACGTTCCTACTgtagaaaacacacagaaaccttctgtaaagaagaagaaagacgtTGATGCATCTGTTACGGACGTTCCTACTgtagaaaacacacagaaaccttctgtaaagaagaagaagaagaagaaagacgtTGATGCATCTGTTACGGACGTTCCTACTGTAGAAAacaaccagaaaccttctgtaaagaagaagaagaaagacgtTGATGCATCTGTTACGGACGTTCCTACTGTAGAAAacaaccagaaaccttctgtaaagaagaagaagaagaagaaagacgtTGATGAATCTGTTACGGACGTTCCTACTGTAGAAAacaaccagaaaccttctgtaaagaagaagaagaagaagaaagatgTTGATGAATCTGTTACGGACGTTCCTACTGTAGAAAacaaccagaaaccttctgtaaagaagaagaagaagaagaaagatgTTGATGCGTCTGTTATGGACGTTCCTACTGTAGAAAacaaccagaaaccttctgtaaagaagaagaagaagagtgtGAGGCATCATCTGGAGATCTTTTTGTCTTGA